In one Diabrotica virgifera virgifera chromosome 5, PGI_DIABVI_V3a genomic region, the following are encoded:
- the LOC114326147 gene encoding serine-aspartate repeat-containing protein I isoform X9, producing the protein MRSVTVLFAIICAISLATVIAQNADPAVDVADPASSLALASEPCVNDDDVYPPDEPFPDIPANGTTRNGTEVVNQNTTVPQNSEPEGSGNGEQEINGNADNQTDAPQPNDDNTTAENSTDGQTDAPQGNENGAAAENNAQSDAQTDAAQGNGNEAAADNNGSADAAQGNDNRAAAENNANADAQTDAAQGSANEANAENNANADAQNDAAQANDNGAAAENNGNADAAQGTDNEAAAENSGNENGTGAENNANADAQTDAAQGSTNEANAENNANADVQNDAAQANENGAAAENSGNADAAQGTDNGAAAENTGNADPAQGTDNEAAAENSGNENGTGAENNANADVQTDAAQGSTNEANAENNANADVQNDAAQANENGAAAENSGNADAAQGTDNGAAAENTGNADPAQGNDNGAAAENSGNENGTAAENNANADVQNDAAQVNDNGAAAENNGNADAAQSNDNGAAAENNTNADAQNDAAQGTANEANAENNANADAQNDAAQANENGAAAENNGNADAAQGTDNEAAAENSGNENGTGAENNANADAQTDAAQGSTNEANAENNANADVQNDAAQANENGAAAENSGNADAAQGTANEANAENNANADAQNDAAQANENGAAAENSGNADAAQGTDNEATAENSGNADPAQGNDNGAAAENNGNANAAQSNDSEAAAENNGNADAQNDAAQGTANEANAENNANENAQNDAAQANDNEAAAENNGNADAAQSTDNEAAAEISGNADTQNDAAQGNENGAAAENTVDADPAQGNDNGAAAENSGNAEAAQGSDNGAAAENNGNADPAEGNENGSAAENSGNADAAQGNDNGAAAENNTNADTQNDAAQSSANDANAESNADAQNGAAQGNDNGAAAENTENADSQNDAAQNTGNEANAENNANVDVQNDAAQGNESQAAAENNSNADGAQNNNNGPAEENNSNADTQNDAAQGNENGSAAENTGNADSQNDAGQGSANAANADNNANTDAQNGADQGNENGSAAEINGGADGQNENGAAAASSGNADNQNNNNSNNDSGNNQNNGSNSVEENSKEDSGNESQENKDNNDTSEDNSEELDSSEREEEERRKEEEKKQKEEENNNNSVEENSNEDSNNESQEEKDSNDTSEDDSDELDSREQKKKKEEEKKQQKEEEKRRKQEEKRQKQEEKRQKEKEKRKQKEEEKRIKEQQKREEERQRREEERLRREEERKQREEERRRNEDQWIDALKKTIERKLAYLDYIKNQYGINVQCDSEICRCRCLLNNNHSGYCSRTKECVCV; encoded by the exons ATGAGATCAGTAACAGTTCTTTTTGCAATTATTTGCGCTATATCACTAGCGACAGTTATTGCTCAGAATGCAGATCCTGCAGTGGATGTTGCAGATCCAG CTTCCAGCTTGGCATTAGCATCTGAACCATGTGTAAATGATGATGATGTGTATCCTCCAGACGAACCTTTTCCAGACATTCCAGCAAATGGTACTACTCGAAACGGAACCGAAGTGGTAAATCAAAATACCACAGTTCCTCAAAACAGCGAACCAGAAGGGTCAGGAAATGGTGAACAGGAAATTAATGGTAATGCTGATAACCAAACTGATGCTCCTCAACCAAATGATGATAATACTACAGCAGAAAATAGTACAGATGGACAAACAGATGCTCCACAAGGTAACGAAAATGGAGCTGCCGCTGAAAACAATGCCCAATCAGATGCCCAAACTGATGCTGCACAAGGGAACGGCAATGAGGCAGCTGCAGATAACAATGGTAGTGCTGACGCGGCCCAAGGTAATGACAACAGAGCAGCTGCAGAAAATAATGCTAACGCAGATGCCCAAACCGATGCCGCACAAGGTAGCGCCAATGAAGCCAACGCAGAAAACAATGCTAATgcagacgctcaaaatgatgcTGCACAAGCTAATGATAATGGAGCTGCTGCAGAAAACAACGGTAATGCCGATGCTGCCCAAGGTACCGACAATGAAGCTGCTGCAGAAAACAGTGGCAACGAGAATGGAACAGGCGCGGAAAATAATGCTAATGCAGATGCCCAAACCGACGCCGCACAAGGCAGCACCAATGAAGCCAACGCAGAAAATAATGCCAATGCAGATGTCCAAAATGATGCTGCACAAGCTAATGAAAATGGAGCTGCTGCAGAAAATAGCGGTAATGCTGATGCTGCCCAAGGTACCGACAATGGAGCCGCTGCAGAAAACACTGGTAATGCTGACCCTGCCCAAG GTACCGACAATGAAGCTGCTGCAGAAAACAGTGGCAACGAGAATGGAACAGGCGCGGAAAATAATGCTAATGCAGATGTCCAAACCGATGCCGCACAAGGCAGCACCAATGAAGCCAACGCAGAAAATAATGCCAATGCAGATGTCCAAAATGATGCTGCACAAGCTAATGAAAATGGAGCTGCTGCAGAAAATAGCGGTAATGCTGATGCTGCCCAAGGTACCGACAATGGAGCCGCTGCAGAAAACACTGGTAATGCTGACCCTGCCCAAGGTAATGACAATGGGGCTGCTGCAGAAAACAGTGGCAACGAGAATGGAACAGCGGCGGAAAATAATGCTAATGCAGATGTACAAAATGATGCTGCACAGGTGAATGACAATGGTGCTGCTGCAGAAAACAATGGTAATGCTGACGCCGCACAATCTAATGACAACGGAGCAGCTGCAGAAAATAATACTAATGCTGATGCTCAAAACGACGCCGCACAAGGTACTGCCAACGAAGCCAACGCAGAAAATAATGCCAATGCAGATGCCCAAAATGATGCTGCACAAGCTAATGAAAATGGAGCTGCCGCAGAAAACAACGGTAATGCCGATGCTGCCCAAGGTACCGACAATGAAGCTGCTGCAGAAAACAGTGGCAACGAGAATGGAACAGGCGCGGAAAATAATGCTAATGCAGATGCCCAAACCGACGCCGCACAAGGCAGCACCAATGAAGCCAACGCAGAAAATAATGCCAATGCAGATGTCCAAAATGATGCTGCACAAGCTAATGAAAATGGAGCTGCTGCAGAAAATAGCGGTAATGCTGATGCTGCCCAAG GTACTGCCAACGAAGCCAACGCAGAAAATAATGCCAATGCAGATGCCCAAAATGATGCTGCACAAGCTAATGAAAATGGAGCTGCTGCAGAAAATAGCGGTAATGCTGATGCTGCCCAAGGTACCGACAATGAAGCTACTGCAGAAAACAGTGGTAATGCTGACCCTGCCCAAGGTAATGACAATGGAGCTGCTGCAGAAAACAATGGTAATGCTAACGCAGCCCAATCTAATGACAGCGAAGCAGCTGCAGAAAATAATGGAAATGCAGATGCTCAAAATGACGCCGCACAAGGTACTGCCAATGAAGCCAACGCAGAAAACAATGCCAATGAAAATGCCCAAAATGATGCTGCACAAGCTAATGACAATGAAGCTGCTGCCGAAAACAATGGTAATGCCGATGCTGCCCAAAGTACCGACAATGAAGCTGCTGCAGAAATCAGTGGTAATGCTGACACTCAAAACGATGCTGCACAAGGTAACGAAAACGGAGCTGCTGCAGAAAACACTGTTGATGCTGACCCCGCCCAAGGTAATGACAATGGAGCTGCTGCAGAAAACAGTGGTAATGCCGAAGCTGCCCAAGGTAGCGACAATGGAGCTGCTGCAGAAAACAATGGTAACGCTGACCCCGCCGAAGGTAATGAAAATGGATCTGCTGCAGAGAACAGTGGTAATGCTGATGCGGCTCAAGGTAATGACAACGGGGCAGCTGCAGAAAATAATACTAATGCAGATACCCAAAACGACGCCGCACAAAGTTCCGCAAATGATGCAAATGCAGAAAGTAATGCTGATGCCCAAAATGGTGCTGCACAAGGTAACGACAATGGCGCTGCTGCAGAAAACACTGAAAACGCTGATAGCCAAAACGACGCTGCACAGAATACCGGCAATGAAGCCAACGCAGAAAACAATGCGAATGTAGATGTTCAAAATGATGCAGCACAAGGTAACGAAAGTCAAGCTGCTGCAGAAAACAACAGTAATGCTGATGGTgcccaaaataataataatggacCTGCTGAAGAAAATAATTCTAATGCAGATACCCAAAATGATGCTGCACAAGGTAACGAAAATGGGTCTGCTGCAGAAAATACTGGTAACGCTGATAGCCAAAACGACGCAGGACAAGGTTCCGCTAATGCAGCCAACGCAGATAATAATGCTAATacagacgctcaaaatggtgctGATCAAGGTAACGAGAATGGATCTGCCGCAGAAATCAACGGTGGTGCTGATGGTCAAAACGAAAATGGAGCTGCCGCAGCGAGCAGCGGTAACGCAGATAACCAAAATAATAACAATAGCAATAATGATAGCGGTAACAATCAAAACAATGGTAGCAATTCCGTGGAAGAAAACAGCAAAGAAGATTCAGGTAACGAAAGtcaagaaaataaagataataatgACACGTCAGAAGATAACTCTGAGGAATTAGACAGTAGCGAAAGGGAAGAGGAAGAAAGGCGCAAGGAAGAGGAAAAGAAACAAAAGGAGGAAGAGAATAATAACAATTCTGTGGAAGAAAATAGCAACGAAGATTCAAATAATGAAAGTCAAGAAGAGAAAGATAGTAATGACACATCTGAAGATGACTCTGACGAATTAGATAGTCGcgaacaaaaaaagaagaaggaagAAGAGAAGAAACAGCAAAAAGAGGAAGAAAAAAGACGAAAGCAAGAGGAAAAGAGACAGAAACAAGAAGAGAAGAGACAAAAGGAGAAAGAAAAGAGAAAACAAAAGGAAGAAGAAAAAAGGATAAAAGAACAACAAAAGCGAGAAGAGGAGCGACAGCGTAGAGAGGAAGAACGTCTGCGACGGGAAGAAGAACGCAAACAAAGGGAAGAAGAAAGAAGGAGGAATGAAGATCAATGGATAGATGCACTTAAGAAGACAATCGAGAGAAAACTAGCATATTTAG ACTACATTAAGAACCAGTATGGAATCAATGTTCAATGTGACTCTGAAATCTGCAGATGCCGGTGTCTTCTTAACAACAACCATTCCGGTTATTGCTCAAGAACAAAAGAATGTGTGTGCGTGTAG
- the LOC114326147 gene encoding dentin sialophosphoprotein isoform X3 encodes MRSVTVLFAIICAISLATVIAQNADPAVDVADPASSLALASEPCVNDDDVYPPDEPFPDIPANGTTRNGTEVVNQNTTVPQNSEPEGSGNGEQEINGNADNQTDAPQPNDDNTTAENSTDGQTDAPQGNENGAAAENNAQSDAQTDAAQGNGNEAAADNNGSADAAQGNDNRAAAENNANADAQTDAAQGSANEANAENNANADAQNDAAQANDNGAAAENNGNADAAQGTDNEAAAENSGNENGTGAENNANADAQTDAAQGSTNEANAENNANADVQNDAAQANENGAAAENSGNADAAQGTDNGAAAENTGNADPAQGNDNGAAAENSGNENGTAAENNANADVQNDAAQVNDNGAAAENNGNADAAQSNDNGAAAENNTNADAQNGAAQSTANEANAENNANADAQNDAAQANENGAVAKNNGNADAAQGTDNEAAAENSGNENGTGAENNANADVQTDAAQGSTNEANAENNANADVQNDAAQANENGAAAENSGNADAAQGTDNGAAAENTGNADPAQGNDNGAAAENSGNENGTAAENNANADVQNDAAQVNDNGAAAENNGNADAAQSNDNGAAAENNTNADAQNDAAQGTANEANAENNANADAQNDAAQANENGAAAENNGNADAAQGTDNEAAAENSGNENGTGAENNANADAQTDAAQGSTNEANAENNANADVQNDAAQANENGAAAENSGNADAAQGTANEANAENNANADAQNDAAQANENGAAAENSGNADAAQGTDNEATAENSGNADPAQGNDNGAAAENNGNANAAQSNDSEAAAENNGNADAQNDAAQGTANEANAENNANENAQNDAAQANDNEAAAENNGNADAAQSNDNGAAAENSGNAEAAQGSDNGAAAENNGNADPAEGNENGSAAENSGNADAAQGNDNGAAAENNTNADTQNDAAQSSANDANAESNADAQNGAAQGNDNGAAAENTENADSQNDAAQNTGNEANAENNANVDVQNDAAQGNESQAAAENNSNADGAQNNNNGPAEENNSNADTQNDAAQGNENGSAAENTGNADSQNDAGQGSANAANADNNANTDAQNGADQGNENGSAAEINGGADGQNENGAAAASSGNADNQNNNNSNNDSGNNQNNGSNSVEENSKEDSGNESQENKDNNDTSEDNSEELDSSEREEEERRKEEEKKQKEEENNNNSVEENSNEDSNNESQEEKDSNDTSEDDSDELDSREQKKKKEEEKKQQKEEEKRRKQEEKRQKQEEKRQKEKEKRKQKEEEKRIKEQQKREEERQRREEERLRREEERKQREEERRRNEDQWIDALKKTIERKLAYLDYIKNQYGINVQCDSEICRCRCLLNNNHSGYCSRTKECVCV; translated from the exons ATGAGATCAGTAACAGTTCTTTTTGCAATTATTTGCGCTATATCACTAGCGACAGTTATTGCTCAGAATGCAGATCCTGCAGTGGATGTTGCAGATCCAG CTTCCAGCTTGGCATTAGCATCTGAACCATGTGTAAATGATGATGATGTGTATCCTCCAGACGAACCTTTTCCAGACATTCCAGCAAATGGTACTACTCGAAACGGAACCGAAGTGGTAAATCAAAATACCACAGTTCCTCAAAACAGCGAACCAGAAGGGTCAGGAAATGGTGAACAGGAAATTAATGGTAATGCTGATAACCAAACTGATGCTCCTCAACCAAATGATGATAATACTACAGCAGAAAATAGTACAGATGGACAAACAGATGCTCCACAAGGTAACGAAAATGGAGCTGCCGCTGAAAACAATGCCCAATCAGATGCCCAAACTGATGCTGCACAAGGGAACGGCAATGAGGCAGCTGCAGATAACAATGGTAGTGCTGACGCGGCCCAAGGTAATGACAACAGAGCAGCTGCAGAAAATAATGCTAACGCAGATGCCCAAACCGATGCCGCACAAGGTAGCGCCAATGAAGCCAACGCAGAAAACAATGCTAATgcagacgctcaaaatgatgcTGCACAAGCTAATGATAATGGAGCTGCTGCAGAAAACAACGGTAATGCCGATGCTGCCCAAGGTACCGACAATGAAGCTGCTGCAGAAAACAGTGGCAACGAGAATGGAACAGGCGCGGAAAATAATGCTAATGCAGATGCCCAAACCGACGCCGCACAAGGCAGCACCAATGAAGCCAACGCAGAAAATAATGCCAATGCAGATGTCCAAAATGATGCTGCACAAGCTAATGAAAATGGAGCTGCTGCAGAAAATAGCGGTAATGCTGATGCTGCCCAAGGTACCGACAATGGAGCCGCTGCAGAAAACACTGGTAATGCTGACCCTGCCCAAGGTAATGACAATGGGGCTGCTGCAGAAAACAGTGGCAACGAGAATGGAACAGCGGCGGAAAATAACGCTAATGCAGATGTACAAAATGATGCTGCACAGGTGAATGACAATGGTGCTGCTGCAGAAAACAATGGTAATGCTGACGCCGCACAATCTAATGACAACGGAGCAGCTGCAGAAAATAATACTAATGCTGATGCTCAAAACGGCGCCGCACAAAGTACTGCCAATGAAGCCAACGCAGAAAATAATGCCAATGCAGATGCCCAAAATGATGCTGCACAAGCTAATGAAAATGGAGCTGTTGCAAAAAACAACGGTAATGCCGATGCTGCCCAAGGTACCGACAATGAAGCTGCTGCAGAAAACAGTGGCAACGAGAATGGAACAGGCGCGGAAAATAATGCTAATGCAGATGTCCAAACCGATGCCGCACAAGGCAGCACCAATGAAGCCAACGCAGAAAATAATGCCAATGCAGATGTCCAAAATGATGCTGCACAAGCTAATGAAAATGGAGCTGCTGCAGAAAATAGCGGTAATGCTGATGCTGCCCAAGGTACCGACAATGGAGCCGCTGCAGAAAACACTGGTAATGCTGACCCTGCCCAAGGTAATGACAATGGGGCTGCTGCAGAAAACAGTGGCAACGAGAATGGAACAGCGGCGGAAAATAATGCTAATGCAGATGTACAAAATGATGCTGCACAGGTGAATGACAATGGTGCTGCTGCAGAAAACAATGGTAATGCTGACGCCGCACAATCTAATGACAACGGAGCAGCTGCAGAAAATAATACTAATGCTGATGCTCAAAACGACGCCGCACAAGGTACTGCCAACGAAGCCAACGCAGAAAATAATGCCAATGCAGATGCCCAAAATGATGCTGCACAAGCTAATGAAAATGGAGCTGCCGCAGAAAACAACGGTAATGCCGATGCTGCCCAAGGTACCGACAATGAAGCTGCTGCAGAAAACAGTGGCAACGAGAATGGAACAGGCGCGGAAAATAATGCTAATGCAGATGCCCAAACCGACGCCGCACAAGGCAGCACCAATGAAGCCAACGCAGAAAATAATGCCAATGCAGATGTCCAAAATGATGCTGCACAAGCTAATGAAAATGGAGCTGCTGCAGAAAATAGCGGTAATGCTGATGCTGCCCAAG GTACTGCCAACGAAGCCAACGCAGAAAATAATGCCAATGCAGATGCCCAAAATGATGCTGCACAAGCTAATGAAAATGGAGCTGCTGCAGAAAATAGCGGTAATGCTGATGCTGCCCAAGGTACCGACAATGAAGCTACTGCAGAAAACAGTGGTAATGCTGACCCTGCCCAAGGTAATGACAATGGAGCTGCTGCAGAAAACAATGGTAATGCTAACGCAGCCCAATCTAATGACAGCGAAGCAGCTGCAGAAAATAATGGAAATGCAGATGCTCAAAATGACGCCGCACAAGGTACTGCCAATGAAGCCAACGCAGAAAACAATGCCAATGAAAATGCCCAAAATGATGCTGCACAAGCTAATGACAATGAAGCTGCTGCCGAAAACAATGGTAATGCCGATGCTGCCCAAA GTAATGACAATGGAGCTGCTGCAGAAAACAGTGGTAATGCCGAAGCTGCCCAAGGTAGCGACAATGGAGCTGCTGCAGAAAACAATGGTAACGCTGACCCCGCCGAAGGTAATGAAAATGGATCTGCTGCAGAGAACAGTGGTAATGCTGATGCGGCTCAAGGTAATGACAACGGGGCAGCTGCAGAAAATAATACTAATGCAGATACCCAAAACGACGCCGCACAAAGTTCCGCAAATGATGCAAATGCAGAAAGTAATGCTGATGCCCAAAATGGTGCTGCACAAGGTAACGACAATGGCGCTGCTGCAGAAAACACTGAAAACGCTGATAGCCAAAACGACGCTGCACAGAATACCGGCAATGAAGCCAACGCAGAAAACAATGCGAATGTAGATGTTCAAAATGATGCAGCACAAGGTAACGAAAGTCAAGCTGCTGCAGAAAACAACAGTAATGCTGATGGTgcccaaaataataataatggacCTGCTGAAGAAAATAATTCTAATGCAGATACCCAAAATGATGCTGCACAAGGTAACGAAAATGGGTCTGCTGCAGAAAATACTGGTAACGCTGATAGCCAAAACGACGCAGGACAAGGTTCCGCTAATGCAGCCAACGCAGATAATAATGCTAATacagacgctcaaaatggtgctGATCAAGGTAACGAGAATGGATCTGCCGCAGAAATCAACGGTGGTGCTGATGGTCAAAACGAAAATGGAGCTGCCGCAGCGAGCAGCGGTAACGCAGATAACCAAAATAATAACAATAGCAATAATGATAGCGGTAACAATCAAAACAATGGTAGCAATTCCGTGGAAGAAAACAGCAAAGAAGATTCAGGTAACGAAAGtcaagaaaataaagataataatgACACGTCAGAAGATAACTCTGAGGAATTAGACAGTAGCGAAAGGGAAGAGGAAGAAAGGCGCAAGGAAGAGGAAAAGAAACAAAAGGAGGAAGAGAATAATAACAATTCTGTGGAAGAAAATAGCAACGAAGATTCAAATAATGAAAGTCAAGAAGAGAAAGATAGTAATGACACATCTGAAGATGACTCTGACGAATTAGATAGTCGcgaacaaaaaaagaagaaggaagAAGAGAAGAAACAGCAAAAAGAGGAAGAAAAAAGACGAAAGCAAGAGGAAAAGAGACAGAAACAAGAAGAGAAGAGACAAAAGGAGAAAGAAAAGAGAAAACAAAAGGAAGAAGAAAAAAGGATAAAAGAACAACAAAAGCGAGAAGAGGAGCGACAGCGTAGAGAGGAAGAACGTCTGCGACGGGAAGAAGAACGCAAACAAAGGGAAGAAGAAAGAAGGAGGAATGAAGATCAATGGATAGATGCACTTAAGAAGACAATCGAGAGAAAACTAGCATATTTAG ACTACATTAAGAACCAGTATGGAATCAATGTTCAATGTGACTCTGAAATCTGCAGATGCCGGTGTCTTCTTAACAACAACCATTCCGGTTATTGCTCAAGAACAAAAGAATGTGTGTGCGTGTAG